The genome window GGCCCTTGCTGCGTTTGTCAGCACCCCTGTGTTTGCCCAGACCGAAATCATCATCCGCCAGGCACCGCCGCCGGAACGTGTGGAAGTGATCCCCGTGGAACGCCCAGGTTACGCCTGGGACCGCGGCCACTGGCGCTGGGAAGGGCGCGGTTATGGCTGGGTGCCGGGTCACTGGCAGCCGGTGATGCGCAATGCGCGCTGGGAACCGGGCCATTGGGAGGCCCACGGCCCCAATTGGTACTGGCGCGAAGGGCATTGGATCCGCTGACCGAGAATTGCCCGATTGAAAGACACTGATCCGGACGTGGAACTGCTGGCGCGCATCGGTAACAACGAGCCTGCGGCTGTCAACGAAATGGTGACGCGCAAACTGCCGCGTCTGCTGGCGCTCGCCGGCCGGATCCTGGGGGATGCCGACGAGGCCAAGGACGTGGCCCAGGAAAGCTTCCTGCGCATCTGGCGCCATGCGGCCAGTTGGCGCAGTGGCGAGGCGCGTTTCGATACCTGGCTGCACCGTGTGGCATTGAACCTGTGCCACGACCGTTTGCGCCGGCGCAAGGAGCGTCCATTGGAGGACGAGGAGGCGCTGGCGCTGGCAGACAGCGCACCGCTGCCGGATGAACAGCTGGAAGCCGCCGACGGTAGCGCTCGCATGGCCGCTGCGTTGGCGGCGTTGCCCGAGCGTCAGCGCGAGGCGATTGTGTTGCAGTACTACCAGGAGCTGTCGAACATCGACGCCGCGGCCCTGATGAATATCAGCGTCGAGGCACTGGAGAGCCTGCTGTCGCGGGCCCGACGCCAGTTGCGCAGCCAACTTGCCGATACACCCGGGCTCGCCCGCCCAGGAAGGGGAAAACCATGACACCCGAACGCTTTGCTTACCTGGCCGACGCCTATGGCGCCGACCTGCACCGCTGGCCCGGCGCCGAACAGCGTGCAGCCCAGGCATTACTGGACAGCGGCGATGTGCTTGCGCGCGAGGCCCAGCAACAGGCGCGCTGGCTTGACGGCCAACTGGACAGCCACCAACTGGCGTTCGTCGATCCCTCGCTGGCGCGGAAGATTCGCCTGTCGGCCCCGCGCCGCCGTTCATTCTGGTCGCGCTATGCCCGCTGGTTGTCGCCCGCCGGCCTGGTGGGCGTGGGCGTCGCGGGCATCGTCACCGGGATGCTGGTGGCATCCCTGAGTGTGCCGCTGCCGATGCTGTCGTCCGAGGTGCTGCCCAGCGTCTTCGATCAAGGCGACGCGCAAGTCATCTTTACCGTCAATGCCGAGGACACCGAGCAATGAGCCTGAACCCCCTGAAACCCTGGCTGCTGGCCTCGGTCTTGCTCAACGTGTTCCTGATCGGTGGCGTCGGCGGTGGCCTCTACCACTGGATGGCCAGTGCCAAGCCCGTTGAAGCGGTGGTCAACCAGCATGGCTTGCGCCAGGCGATGATCAAGCTGCCGCCGGAGCTGCGCCGGGAACTGCGCCAACTGCTGCGGCACAACCGGGCCGACAGCCAGCCGCTGATCATGGCCGGGC of Pseudomonas azotoformans contains these proteins:
- a CDS encoding YXWGXW repeat-containing protein, whose protein sequence is MRSLAKLRYALLAPLALAAFVSTPVFAQTEIIIRQAPPPERVEVIPVERPGYAWDRGHWRWEGRGYGWVPGHWQPVMRNARWEPGHWEAHGPNWYWREGHWIR
- a CDS encoding RNA polymerase sigma factor yields the protein MKDTDPDVELLARIGNNEPAAVNEMVTRKLPRLLALAGRILGDADEAKDVAQESFLRIWRHAASWRSGEARFDTWLHRVALNLCHDRLRRRKERPLEDEEALALADSAPLPDEQLEAADGSARMAAALAALPERQREAIVLQYYQELSNIDAAALMNISVEALESLLSRARRQLRSQLADTPGLARPGRGKP
- a CDS encoding periplasmic heavy metal sensor, whose protein sequence is MSLNPLKPWLLASVLLNVFLIGGVGGGLYHWMASAKPVEAVVNQHGLRQAMIKLPPELRRELRQLLRHNRADSQPLIMAGREARMGVIKQLEAPSLDRDVLVAELAKAREADMALRALVDTTLAQFASTLPREERQKLVEALYLRGQAAGRKPQS